The following is a genomic window from Desulfovibrio sp. Huiquan2017.
ACGTTCTGGTTCAGGATGCGCGCGGGCGCGGGGTGTCCGAGTATTACGCGGCCTGCCGCTTCGAGGAATCGCCGGGCGTCCCCCCGCGTTCTCTGGCCCGGGCGCGCCCCGTGCGCGTGGACAAGGGCGTGGTCGTGGTCGAGCCCTTGGAGGCGGTGGCATGAGCACGCCCAGGACACCCGATCCGGGGATGCTGGTCATCTCCGTGCTGAGCGCGGATTGGTCCGCGTTCTGGCCCGGGGTGAGCGCGGAGCTTGAACAGCGGTTCGGCCCGTTCTCGGCCTCGGAGCCGTTTCCCTTCGTCGAGACCGAATATTACGACGAGGAACTGGGGACTCCCATCACCCGGCGGCTCGTCGCCTTCGAGGAACTGCGCCCGCTCGGTGATTTGGCCGACATCAAGCTGTGGACCAACGCGGTGGAGCAGCGCTTCGCCCAGGACGGGCGGCGGCTGTTCAACCTGGACCCGGGCTTCCTGACCCTGCAATCCCTGGTCCTGGCCACGGGCAAGAATTTTTCCCACCGCGTTTATCTCAAGGACGGCATCTGGGCGGACTTGACCCTCATGTGGCAGCGCAAGCGGTGGGTGGATTTTCCCTGGACCTTCCCGGATTACGCGGGCGAGGCCATGAAAACGCGGCTGACAAAGCTGCGCCTGTCGTATAAAAACAAGCTCAGCAAGCCGCAAACGTGACGTTTTCGCGCAATACGCGGCTCCCAACCATAAGGAAAGATATATGCCAGTTAGCATGACCGGCTTTGGCCGGTTCGAGA
Proteins encoded in this region:
- a CDS encoding DUF4416 family protein, which produces MSTPRTPDPGMLVISVLSADWSAFWPGVSAELEQRFGPFSASEPFPFVETEYYDEELGTPITRRLVAFEELRPLGDLADIKLWTNAVEQRFAQDGRRLFNLDPGFLTLQSLVLATGKNFSHRVYLKDGIWADLTLMWQRKRWVDFPWTFPDYAGEAMKTRLTKLRLSYKNKLSKPQT